A DNA window from Myripristis murdjan chromosome 19, fMyrMur1.1, whole genome shotgun sequence contains the following coding sequences:
- the LOC115378179 gene encoding C-type lectin domain family 4 member M-like: MTPTKQEREIASDGANTKKPVTGHQLGTIAGLSTLCLVLLVTSIALTILYNQESDNKPEWNNLLFDYQNISDYYLTAANANIELRRDNQKLKEHNAWLDEQARLLNRSLTKLTSMNQALSLESTQLQEEIANLTSINSELTQDHNQLVQHSTEQEEKKLNMSQSIAYLITSHTRLEEERQSLSATNVILSDELFQVKEKNRELKELSDSFRGEIQHLSERTEADALLRDDCEKASQNNMQLQEAVAELQQQKRDVSALLEQEGQHAAELEKSRREEMDLMLADMHSVKEAYRSLDLYCPVVNQRTNERICKKCHDSWTLFQTKCYYFSSRMLTWRSSRAWCKTQGGDLAIIDNKQEQNFIFATSQAVDQTNTRLWIGMTDAEKEGEWQWVDGSPVTSDLQFWLSRPGHGTEPDDWKSDNPLGEDCGHIDTRERALASWMDGSCNTPYRWICEKNV; the protein is encoded by the exons ATGACACCAACCAAGCAGGAACGTGAAATAG cctCAGATGGCGCCAACACCAAGAAACCAGTTACAGGTCACCAACTTGGAACCATTGCAGGTCTCTCCACACTCTGCTTGGTGTTGCTTGTGACCAGCATAGCACTTACTATCTTGT atAACCAGGAATCAGACAACAAGCCTGAGTGGAATAATCTTCTCTTCGACTACCAGAACATCAGCGACTACTACCTCACTGCTGCCAATGCAAACATTGAACTGAGAAGAGATAACCAAAAATTAAAGGAGCACAATGCCTGGCTGGATGAACAGGCCAGGCTCCTCAATAGAAGCCTCACTAAACTCACTTCCATGAACCAGGCCTTGAGTTTGGAAAGCACACAGCTACAGGAGGAAATTGCAAATCTAACCTCAATAAACTCAGAGCTCACACAAGACCACAACCAGCTGGTGCAGCACAGCACCGAGCAGGAGGAAAAGAAATTGAACATGTCCCAGTCTATTGCCTATCTGATCACCTCCCACACCCGGCTGGAAGAGGAGCGACAGAGCCTTTCGGCGACAAACGTCATTCTGAGTGATGAGCTGTTTCAGGTGAAGGAAAAGAATCGAGAGCTCAAGGAACTGAGTGACAGCTTCCGGGGAGAAATCCAACATCTCAGCGAGAGAACTGAAGCAGACGCCTTGCTGAGGGACGATTGTGAGAAGGCATCACAAAACAACATGCAGCTCCAGGAGGCAGTCGCAGAGCTTCAACAGCAAAAGAGAGACGTGAGCGCCCTGCTGGAGCAAGAGGGGCAGCATGCAGCAGAGCTAGagaaaagcaggagagaggagatggactTGATGTTGGCAGACATGCATTCAGTGAAGGAGGCCTATCGCTCTCTAGACCTCTACTGCCCTGTGGTGAATCAGAGGACTAATG AGCGGATTtgcaaaaaatgtcatgatagCTGGACGCTCTTCCAGACCAAGTGCTACTACTTTTCCTCTCGCATGCTCACCTGGAGGTCCAGCAGAGCCTGGTGCAAGACACAAGGGGGTGACCTGGCCATCATTGACAATAAACAGGAACAG aATTTCATTTTTGCCACCAGCCAGGCTGTGGACCAGACCAACACCAGGCTGTGGATCGGCATGACAGATGCAGAGAAGGAAGGTGAATGGCAGTGGGTGGATGGCAGCCCAGTGACTTCAGATCTGCA GTTTTGGCTGAGCAGACCAGGACATGGGACTGAGCCTGATGACTGGAAGTCAGATAATCCTTTAGGAGAGGACTGTGGACATATTGATACCAGAGAAAGAGCGCTCGCTTCCTGGATGGATGGCTCCTGTAACACCCCTTATAGATGGATCTGTGAAAAGAATGTTTAA
- the ccr10 gene encoding C-C chemokine receptor type 10, giving the protein MLVTSNSTAMGDYEYTTMDYDDFFNSSTPDLNGFLDLRNFSEFELCDSDEQEQIIKIFQTCVFCLIFPVGVMGNCLVIATFALYRRLRLRSMTDVFLFHLALADLLLLLTVPLQGVDTHLGWIFGNPLCRATRTCYSINTYSGLLLLACISVDRYMVVARAQKMLRLRNKILTGGKLAAIGVWLVALSLSFPEIHYSGVDAVGYCGMQGSVKVKMAANFIIIAVFCLSFLVMAICYSLIGHMLREGQVQRRGKGWQRQRTLKLMVVLVLAFLLFQLPYTVVLSRRMVRQECDPLPQYITCTLAYTRCCLNPILYALVGVRFRNDVLTLISDAGCLCGLRLGPQTESCVSMSPSSPAFTTISALSPTSPDRSHSSTEIAPATKFQFPTAKQY; this is encoded by the exons ATGCTTGTCACTTCAAACAGCACAG CTATGGGCGACTACGAATACACCACAATGGACTATGATGACTTCTTTAACAGCTCCACTCCCGATTTGAACGGCTTTCTGGATTTGAGGAACTTCTCTGAATTTGAGCTGTGTGATTCTGACGAGCAGGAGCAGATCATCAAAATTTTCCAGACCTGTGTCTTCTGCCTCATCTTCCCCGTGGGAGTGATGGGAAACTGCCTGGTCATCGCCACCTTTGCTCTCTACCGCCGCCTGCGGCTTCGCTCCATGACTGatgtcttcctcttccacctGGCGCTGGCtgacctcctcctgctcctcactGTCCCGCTGCAGGGGGTCGACACTCACCTTGGTTGGATCTTCGGCAACCCCCTCTGCAGGGCCACACGGACGTGCTATTCCATCAACACGTACAGTGGCCTGCTGCTGCTAGCTTGCATTAGTGTTGACCGTTACATGGTAGTAGCACGGGCCCAAAAGATGCTCAGGCTGCGTAATAAGATCTTAACAGGCGGGAAGCTAGCGGCTATAGGGGTGTGGCTAGTTGCATTGTCCCTCAGTTTTCCTGAGATCCATTACTCTGGAGTGGATGCTGTGGGATACTGTGGGATGCAAGGAAGTGTaaaagtcaaaatggctgccaacTTCATCATCATTGctgtcttctgtctgtctttccttgTTATGGCCATATGCTACTCTTTGATTGGTCACATGCTGCGGGAGGGGCAGGTGCAGAGACGGGGCAAAGGGTGGCAGCGTCAGCGCACCTTGAAGCTGATGGTGGTGCTGGTGTTGGCTTTTCTGCTGTTTCAGCTGCCTTACACAGTGGTGCTGTCGCGCAGAATGGTGAGGCAAGAGTGTGACCCCCTGCCACAGTACATCACCTGCACGCTGGCGTACACCCGCTGCTGCCTGAACCCCATCCTCTACGCCCTTGTTGGCGTGCGCTTCCGGAACGATGTGCTGACGCTCATCAGCGATGCGGGCTGCCTGTGCGGCCTCCGTCTGGGGCCGCAGACAGAGAGCTGCGTCTCCATGTCGCCCTCCTCCCCTGCTTTCACCACAATCTCAGCTTTATCTCCCACATCCCCTGACCGCAGTCACTCAAGCACCGAGATTGCACCTGCCACCAAATTTCAATttccaacagcaaaacaatattAA
- the LOC115378009 gene encoding endonuclease domain-containing 1 protein-like gives MTHQRAFESWISPPFVNLYIMTPLHGLAVALLAFTGGWILCRADVGDFTPCLQFFYNSWPPKGLAGTPVCQRFCNQYHFATLYNRQRRSPWFSAYLYSVPTGKRPKASWKFEPQLAYPAADGNMIPFPPGPVDQNVVESQAVELDYINSTYTRGHLNPSLHHQSHEDRASTFTLTNVVPQKAGSNDGPWEVLEQTINETLAAYCLGEAYIVTGIIPYQQDEPWLHNRVAVPEYLWSAYCCPNYNNSLPQELQEAFPTYAAIGRNDRNSTEEIVPVDKTAKKEFMGYDVRQMPLATLEMYLKDRFGTLVSVFYEQCTGSV, from the exons ATGACACATCAGAGAGCGTTTGAGAGCTGGATTTCACCGCCTTTTGTTAACCTTTACATTATGACACCTTTGCATGGTCTGGCTGTGGCTCTCCTTGCATTTACTGGAGGGTGGATCCTGTGTAGAGCTGATGTTGGGGATTTCACTCCATGTCTGCAGTTCTTCTATAACTCTTGGCCCCCCAAAGGCCTGGCAGGAACCCCAGTCTGCCAGCGTTTTTGTAACCAGTACCATTTTGCCACACTATACAATCGCCAGCGTCGTTCCCCTTGGTTCTCAGCCTACTTATACAGCGTACCAACTGGGAAGAGGCCAAAAGCTTCTTGGAAGTTTGAACCCCAG TTAGCCTACCCAGCGGCTGATGGCAACATGATACCTTTCCCTCCGGGCCCTGTGGACCAGAATGTGGTGGAGAGCCAGGCAGTGGAGCTGGACTACATTAACTCTACCTATACCCGTGGCCACCTCAACCCAAGCCTGCACCACCAGAGTCACGAGGATCGCGCTTCCACATTCACCTTGACCAATGTAGTTCCTCAGAAGGCAGGGTCTAATGACGGGCCCTGGGAGGTTTTGGAGCAGACTATTAACGAAACCCTGGCAGCTTACTGCCTTGGAGAGGCCTACATAGTGACTGGGATCATCCCTTACCAGCAAGATGAGCCCTGGCTCCACAATCGTGTGGCAGTTCCTGAATATCTTTGGTCAGCCTACTGCTGCCCAAATTACAACAACAGTCTTCCACAAGAGCTGCAGGAGGCCTTTCCTACGTACGCTGCCATCGGCCGCAACGACCGCAACAGCACTGAGGAGATTGTGCCTGTTGATAAGACAGCTAAGAAAGAGTTCATGGGATATGATGTGAGGCAGATGCCACTTGCAACACTTGAGATGTATCTGAAGGACAGGTTTGGGActcttgtcagtgttttttatgAACAGTGCACCGGATCAGTGTGA
- the LOC115378304 gene encoding DELTA-sagatoxin-Srs1a-like, with product MPETAEHHAASLTTNRNCTIEITNVTSGYCLVNPKVYMNSGFCYSPPQPTVRTNMSEVCSFTKDDNTASGAVGVVTYELFDMLKRHCNEVIAVMFSVPFDYNFYKNWLGVGIFEHTRACDEKLYSHMYNDKDFTNFVRHEADGSGVTYVGRMVDVRATMSNEGRAIIKLELFDKLD from the exons ATGCCTGAGACTGCAGAGCACCATGCTGCTTCTCTCACCACCAACCGCAACTGCACCATAGAGATCACCAATGTCACCTCCGGCTATTGTCTTGTCAACCCAAA AGTGTACATGAACAGTGGCTTCTGCTACAGCCCTCCTCAGCCCACTGTGCGCACCAACATGAGCGAGGTGTGCTCTTTCACCAAGGACGACAACACAGCATCAGGGGCTGTGGGTGTCGTCACCTACGAGCTGTTTGACATGCTCAAGCGCCACTGCAATGAGGTGATTGCTGTCATGTTCTCAGTGCCCTTCGACTATAACTTCTACAAGAACTGGCTGGGGGTGGGCATCTTTGAACACACACGGGCCTGCGATGAGAAGCTTTactcacacatgtacaatgaTAAGGATTTCACCAATTTTGTGCGCCATGAGGCCGACGGCTCAGGTGTGACGTATGTTGGCAGGATGGTTGATGTGAGAGCCACCATGTCCAATGAGGGCAGGGCTATCATAAAGCTGGAGCTTTTTGACAAGCTGGACTGA
- the LOC115377951 gene encoding receptor activity-modifying protein 3, with the protein MLLYLLFPALIFGIVESQTGNVTDEELGTFKEKLGQLGNQTFNVSIKDDSSMKPDVTSPLYKDELSELKGELGLPVNETVDVITENDECFQDQEQYRPRMHCNESLLVEYSHKFCGAAFHNSMQTISTENWCDLNYIIRPYNDMTLCMEELSGLVECYYPNPNVQDFFLDIHSQYFQNCSEEELLLLDPPHEVVVILTLIPVSLIPVLVFLVVWKSKVRE; encoded by the exons ATGCTCCTGTACCTGCTCTTTCCAGCCTTAATCTTCG GTATTGTGGAATCGCAAACAGGCAACGTGACAGACGAAGAGCTGGGCACATTTAAggagaaactgggtcagctgggCAACCAGACATTCAATGTATCCATCAAGGATGACA GTAGCATGAAACCAGACGTGACATCCCCGTTGTACAAGGATGAGCTGAGTGAACTTAAGGGTGAACTGGGGCTTCCAGTGAATGAAACAGTTGATGTAATCACCGAGAATgatg AGTGTTTTCAGGACCAGGAGCAGTACCGTCCACGCATGCATTGCAATGAGAGCTTGCTGGTGGAGTACAGTCACAAATTCTGTGGTGCAGCATTTCATAACAGTATGCAGACTATCAGCACAGAAAACTGGTGTGATCTGAATTATATCATCCG CCCATACAACGACATGACATTATGCATGGAGGAGCTGTCGGGTTTGGTAGAGTGCTATTACCCAAACCCCAATGTTCAAGACTTCTTCCTAGACATCCACTCCCAGTATTTCCAAAACTGTTCTGaggaagagctgctgctgttggaccCACCGCACGAGGTGGTGGTCATCCTCACTCTCATCCCCGTAAGCCTCATCCCTGTCTTGGTGTTCCTGGTGGTTTGGAAAAGTAAAGTCCGTGAGTGA
- the LOC115378303 gene encoding DELTA-stichotoxin-Hcr4a-like, producing the protein MSETAEAVAANLSSRRNVTIEITNLTRNYCLANPKVFLDSGNTHIPPQPTVRSMKTEVCNFSKSSAKASGAVGVLTYDLYERSRKGSIETVAIMFSVPYDYNLYKNWFAVGIYNKGKECDEALYKEMYYGKDQKGFVREKANGSGITYEGSYLDIKAGMSPLGRAIMKVEVWDKLFTPAMKQSC; encoded by the exons atgagtgAAACAGCAGAGGCTGTGGCAGCTAACCTCAGCAGCCGAAGAAATGTTACCATCGAGATCACCAACCTCACCAGAAACTACTGCCTAGCCAACCCCAA ggttttcCTGGATAGTGGCAACACCCATATCCCACCACAACCCACGGTGCGCTCAATGAAAACTGAGGTGTGCAACTTCAGCAAAAGTAGTGCTAAAGCTTCTGGTGCTGTGGGTGTCCTGACCTATGACCTGTATGAGAGGAGTAGGAAGGGCTCCATCGAGACAGTGGCTATCATGTTCTCAGTGCCCTATGACTACAATCTGTACAAGAACTGGTTTGCTGTCGGAATCTACAACAAGGGCAAAGAGTGTGACGAGGCTCTGTACAAAGAGATGTATTACGGCAAAGATCAGAAGGGCTTCGTCCGGGAGAAGGCAAATGGTTCAGGCATCACCTATGAGGGCAGTTACCTGGACATCAAGGCCGGTATGTCTCCACTGGGCCGGGCCATaatgaaggtggaggtgtgggACAAGCTCTTCACACCTGCAATGAAACAGTCTTGCTAA